TGCACTCGCCGCGCGCCGTCGTTTCCCTGCGTGAGGAGCTCGCGCGCGTGAGGGCGGGCGAGATCGATACACCGTTCGAGGGCGGCACTGCGTTCGATGGCTGGGTGCGCCTGCTGGTGTGGGCGGGGATGGACAACAAGGCGATCGACGAGCGTCCCTTCAATCTGATCCGCCGCCTCGGCAAGGAACAGCCGGCCGGACCGAAGCACACGCTCGCCGAGCTGAAGGAATCGATCCGGCAGCAGATGTTCGTCCTTCTCGCGGACGAGGAGCGCGCCATCGCGGCGCTGCCCAAGCTCATCCGGGACGCGAAGGACCGCGTGCGGGCGATCGCCAGCGCTCGCGCGGTCGCCGGCGCGAAAGGACCGCTTTCCGCAGAGCAGGAAGCGCGTTTCCAGCAGATCGAGGAGATGCTCGCCGCACCGGCCCGCCGCAAGGTGGCGAACGATTGATTTCATCACCGCTTCGCGCGGCATCCCCCGGGCGCACGTTCGCCCGTAATCTTCTGCACGCATTCTTTCCCCATGCCCGACGACGTCATCCAGAACTACACCTTTGACGAGCTTGCGATCGGCGCGTCCGCCGCGCTGACGCAGACGCTCACGCTCGACGACTTCAAGCTGTTCGCGGCGGTCAGCGGCGACCCCGTACTCTCGGGCAACGCGGAATGGGTCAGCCCGCCCG
This genomic interval from Betaproteobacteria bacterium contains the following:
- a CDS encoding enoyl-CoA hydratase, yielding MPDDVIQNYTFDELAIGASAALTQTLTLDDFKLFAAVSGDPVLSGNAEWVSPPGALGKRPAHAALSGTLLSRLVGTQLPGPGSSIVAESLRYA